The Planococcus donghaensis genome contains a region encoding:
- the flgL gene encoding flagellar hook-associated protein FlgL translates to MRVTQQMLNQNSIRNMSQNLSRFEKTNSQVSSGKLLHRPSDDPNGVSKAMNLKSTLAANVQFERNTSESKLWMDETGQNVDSMVSAMQRVREFVVQGNNGTYSELDRQAIDAEIGELTEQMRGLANAKVNGRSLFNGQKTGESPFPVKGNFDFDSTGLEARKFTIGEGINIKSSVLPDELFGASDEETNLFKTLESISANLKAGNASDVSKVDAAIDRLLSVGAENGARQNRVEAVENRLLDSNLDLQSMLSRVEDVDYAEAVIRLKSEESVYQASLAATSKIIQPSLMDFLR, encoded by the coding sequence ATGAGAGTCACGCAACAGATGCTGAACCAGAATTCCATACGCAATATGAGCCAAAACTTGAGCCGCTTTGAAAAAACCAACAGTCAAGTATCGAGTGGCAAATTACTTCACCGACCGTCAGATGACCCAAACGGTGTCAGTAAAGCGATGAACTTGAAAAGCACGCTGGCAGCGAATGTTCAGTTTGAACGCAATACTAGCGAATCAAAGTTATGGATGGACGAAACCGGTCAAAACGTTGATTCAATGGTGAGTGCCATGCAACGTGTACGCGAATTTGTTGTTCAAGGCAATAACGGTACGTATTCTGAACTTGATCGTCAGGCAATTGATGCTGAAATTGGAGAACTAACTGAGCAAATGCGAGGATTAGCCAATGCAAAAGTTAATGGCCGTTCATTATTCAATGGTCAAAAAACAGGTGAATCACCGTTTCCTGTAAAAGGAAATTTTGATTTTGACAGTACAGGCTTAGAAGCTCGCAAGTTTACTATCGGAGAAGGCATCAACATTAAATCGAGTGTCTTACCAGATGAACTATTCGGAGCTTCGGATGAAGAAACAAACCTTTTCAAAACATTGGAAAGCATTTCTGCTAACTTAAAAGCTGGAAATGCCAGTGACGTATCCAAAGTTGATGCAGCAATTGACCGGTTATTATCAGTAGGCGCAGAAAACGGTGCACGTCAAAATCGTGTAGAAGCCGTTGAAAATCGCTTGCTTGATAGTAACTTGGACCTTCAATCGATGTTATCAAGAGTTGAAGATGTCGATTACGCAGAAGCGGTTATCAGATTAAAGAGTGAGGAAAGTGTTTACCAAGCAAGCCTCGCAGCAACATCAAAAATCATTCAACCAAGTTTAATGGACTTTTTGAGATAA
- the flgC gene encoding flagellar basal body rod protein FlgC, producing MSLFTGFNISSSGLTANRLRMDVVSANIANANTNRAELVDGEWMPYRRKTVELSQSGTSPFSNQLQSAINRGNTAVTGVKASGIKEDQTPFTLRYDPEHPDAGEDGYVRMSNVDPLQEMVDLMSATRSYEANVTALNASKSMFMKALEIGK from the coding sequence ATGAGCTTATTTACGGGATTTAATATTAGTTCATCGGGGCTGACAGCAAACCGGCTTCGTATGGATGTAGTATCCGCCAATATTGCCAATGCCAACACCAATCGCGCCGAATTAGTCGACGGTGAATGGATGCCTTATCGCCGAAAAACGGTGGAATTGTCTCAAAGCGGCACATCCCCTTTTTCCAATCAGTTGCAATCCGCCATTAATAGAGGGAACACGGCTGTGACGGGTGTTAAAGCCTCAGGAATTAAAGAAGATCAAACGCCTTTTACATTAAGATATGACCCAGAACATCCAGATGCGGGAGAAGACGGTTATGTCCGCATGTCCAATGTCGATCCATTGCAAGAAATGGTGGATTTGATGTCCGCAACTCGTTCTTATGAAGCCAACGTTACTGCACTAAATGCTTCAAAAAGCATGTTTATGAAAGCATTGGAAATCGGAAAATAA
- the flgK gene encoding flagellar hook-associated protein FlgK has translation MVSTFHGLELGKRGLSVGQASLSTTGQNIANVNTKGYSRQQVNSSASPSLSVWTAQGANTGQLGTGVTIDSITRVRDRFLDQQFRDHSETLGQWQAKQTTLDRLETIVNEPSDSGLNSAMNSLNSAWQDLANEPDSLSAQAIVKERAQGFVEVAQSMNKSMTNLKSELTQQTQEAVAEANDYLKQITELNKSIVRNGNQSNDLKDKRDALVEDLSKLMAVKVDEKSDGSYSISLSSNKQALVAGEKVSEIDVDSVTTNPKSYGGKLAGLGASMDSAIHYQDKLISVVKNFTQANTMTKTGGADQALFIGDADNFNLSELKVNYAAKPLKQPAATDKPSEDAQSYFRELVSELGAESQAAISSVTNHEATLQATENRRQSVTGVSLDEEMANLVKYQHSYNAAARLVSMTDQMLDTIINRMAN, from the coding sequence ATGGTTTCAACATTTCATGGATTAGAATTAGGAAAACGCGGCTTATCCGTTGGTCAGGCGAGCCTTTCAACGACTGGACAGAACATTGCCAACGTAAACACGAAAGGCTATTCACGTCAGCAAGTAAATTCAAGCGCATCTCCTTCTTTAAGCGTTTGGACAGCCCAAGGCGCGAACACAGGCCAGCTTGGAACCGGCGTTACGATCGATTCGATTACCCGTGTGAGAGACCGCTTTCTCGACCAGCAATTTCGTGACCATTCCGAAACACTCGGACAATGGCAAGCAAAACAAACAACGCTCGATCGTTTGGAAACCATCGTCAACGAACCGAGTGATAGTGGGTTAAACAGTGCAATGAATAGCTTAAATAGCGCTTGGCAAGACTTGGCGAATGAGCCGGATAGTTTATCTGCACAAGCAATTGTGAAAGAACGTGCTCAAGGGTTCGTAGAAGTAGCTCAGTCGATGAACAAATCGATGACGAATTTAAAAAGTGAACTTACTCAGCAAACACAAGAAGCAGTAGCTGAAGCTAATGATTATTTAAAGCAAATCACAGAACTCAATAAAAGCATCGTCCGCAACGGCAATCAGTCAAATGACTTGAAAGATAAGCGGGACGCTCTAGTAGAAGATCTGTCGAAATTGATGGCTGTCAAAGTGGATGAAAAATCAGATGGCAGTTATTCAATTAGCCTTTCTTCAAACAAACAAGCATTGGTTGCAGGTGAAAAAGTTTCTGAAATCGATGTGGACAGTGTTACCACTAATCCGAAAAGTTACGGTGGTAAATTGGCTGGATTAGGCGCGTCAATGGACAGCGCAATCCATTATCAAGACAAATTGATAAGTGTAGTTAAAAACTTTACGCAAGCAAACACGATGACAAAAACAGGTGGCGCAGATCAAGCTTTGTTTATCGGGGATGCTGACAACTTCAACCTATCAGAGCTAAAAGTAAATTACGCAGCAAAGCCGTTAAAACAACCGGCGGCAACGGATAAACCATCAGAAGACGCACAAAGTTACTTTAGAGAACTGGTAAGTGAACTGGGTGCAGAAAGTCAGGCAGCAATTAGCTCGGTTACCAATCACGAAGCAACTCTTCAAGCCACAGAAAACCGGAGACAATCGGTAACGGGTGTTTCGCTCGATGAAGAAATGGCCAACTTAGTAAAATACCAACATTCCTATAATGCCGCAGCACGGTTAGTATCAATGACGGATCAAATGCTGGATACCATTATTAACCGAATGGCGAACTGA
- the fliE gene encoding flagellar hook-basal body complex protein FliE encodes MEKISGIQTPFIQNQLFNNVKPENKVEGFGQIFKDALQEVSAAQNESDKLTNQLITGEVQDVHEVMIASQKASLSLQMTMQVRNKVVEAYQEVMRMQV; translated from the coding sequence ATGGAGAAAATAAGTGGGATTCAAACGCCTTTTATTCAAAATCAATTGTTCAACAACGTAAAACCCGAGAACAAAGTTGAAGGATTTGGCCAGATATTTAAAGATGCGTTACAAGAAGTGAGTGCTGCACAAAACGAATCCGATAAATTGACCAATCAGTTGATAACAGGAGAAGTGCAAGACGTTCATGAAGTGATGATTGCTTCGCAAAAAGCCAGCTTGTCATTGCAAATGACGATGCAGGTACGCAATAAAGTGGTTGAAGCTTATCAAGAAGTTATGAGAATGCAAGTATGA
- a CDS encoding flagellar hook-basal body protein — protein MFRGLYTATSGMMANNRQQQILTNNLSNANTPGFKEDQTVFRAFPEQLIKAVENSKKGTIVPHNIGTLTTGVYTQEGIPSFLQGPLKETGNETDIALLDELLPTNPDTQQKGSMVFAVAAEDGEVRYTKNGSFAVDTQGFLTTSDGFSVLGEDLQPIQVGSADFTVQDNGEIILANGAQGDRLWVGYTENPQQFVKEGQNLLRWAGAPEASPQFIDNVDLLDGTPSFMKQGFVEQSNVDLTKTMTDMMTTYRGFESNQKVIQAYDRSMEKAVNEIGRV, from the coding sequence ATGTTTCGTGGGTTATATACTGCTACATCAGGAATGATGGCGAATAACAGGCAACAACAAATATTGACGAATAATCTCTCAAATGCAAATACTCCTGGTTTTAAAGAAGATCAAACCGTTTTCCGGGCTTTTCCAGAACAGTTAATTAAAGCAGTTGAAAACAGCAAAAAAGGTACAATAGTCCCTCATAATATTGGCACTTTAACTACTGGAGTGTATACGCAAGAAGGAATTCCCTCATTTCTTCAAGGTCCTTTGAAAGAAACCGGAAACGAAACAGATATCGCCTTGCTTGATGAGTTATTGCCAACAAATCCCGACACCCAACAAAAAGGTTCGATGGTTTTTGCGGTAGCTGCGGAAGATGGCGAAGTGCGCTATACCAAAAATGGATCGTTTGCTGTTGATACTCAAGGTTTCTTAACTACGAGTGATGGTTTCTCTGTGTTAGGTGAAGACTTGCAACCGATTCAAGTCGGGTCTGCTGACTTTACGGTACAAGATAATGGCGAAATTATTTTAGCCAACGGCGCTCAAGGGGATCGCTTATGGGTGGGTTATACTGAAAATCCTCAACAGTTTGTAAAAGAAGGCCAAAATCTTTTACGCTGGGCGGGAGCTCCTGAAGCCTCTCCTCAATTTATCGACAACGTCGATTTACTTGATGGAACACCTAGCTTCATGAAACAAGGATTTGTAGAACAATCGAATGTGGATCTGACAAAGACCATGACAGACATGATGACCACCTACCGCGGATTTGAATCCAACCAAAAAGTAATTCAAGCATATGATCGCAGCATGGAAAAAGCCGTCAATGAAATCGGGCGCGTATAA
- a CDS encoding FliH/SctL family protein, with protein MSNIIRLSNAHSTEKKIIQTRKIEAKKAVFAEEDFDPKKQRQQLLQEIHGLESRREELQAQLISEQEHAQQEINDWWHEKQLESQQYAEKLGQEATQKGFQEGYEKGLLLAEQESAEQRTEMNRLLEMAYEEKANIIQQAEPFLLSLSVTIAEKVIHNELGQNTQQLLSIVQRALKQVEEAEDVTMQVSPEDYPIIIPFLEELKTYIKADSELKLIPVANLTPGGCRIHTASGSYDAMVDNQLEEIKNKLLAYCEEKTNDELVGR; from the coding sequence TTGTCTAATATCATTCGTCTTTCGAACGCTCATTCTACTGAAAAGAAAATTATCCAAACGCGAAAAATTGAAGCAAAAAAAGCAGTCTTTGCTGAAGAAGATTTTGATCCGAAAAAGCAACGGCAACAATTGCTTCAAGAAATTCATGGATTGGAATCACGCCGCGAAGAATTGCAGGCGCAATTAATAAGCGAGCAAGAACATGCACAACAGGAAATAAATGATTGGTGGCATGAAAAACAACTCGAATCACAGCAATATGCTGAAAAACTCGGGCAAGAAGCAACGCAAAAAGGATTTCAAGAAGGCTATGAAAAAGGATTGCTATTGGCTGAGCAAGAAAGTGCCGAACAAAGAACCGAGATGAACCGGTTGCTTGAAATGGCCTATGAAGAAAAAGCGAATATTATTCAGCAGGCAGAGCCTTTCTTATTGTCGTTAAGTGTGACGATTGCCGAAAAAGTGATTCACAATGAGTTGGGTCAAAACACGCAGCAATTATTAAGCATTGTGCAGCGAGCATTAAAACAAGTAGAAGAAGCAGAAGACGTCACGATGCAAGTGTCTCCTGAAGATTACCCAATCATCATTCCCTTTTTAGAGGAATTGAAAACCTATATTAAAGCAGATTCAGAACTAAAACTAATTCCCGTAGCGAACTTAACGCCAGGTGGTTGCCGAATTCATACAGCGAGCGGTTCTTATGATGCCATGGTTGATAATCAGCTCGAAGAAATTAAAAACAAATTACTCGCTTACTGTGAGGAGAAAACCAACGATGAACTTGTGGGAAGATGA
- the fliG gene encoding flagellar motor switch protein FliG, whose amino-acid sequence MVRGMNELTGIQKVAILLVGLGPEVSIEIFKQLTEPEIDQLTMEISNVRKLRNSQTERVINEFYEMILAQDYMNEGGLVYARNILEQALGKDKAMDTISRLSNRLQVKPFNFARKADPTQILNILQHEQAQTIALVLSYLDAKQSSKILSELPSDKQAEVARRIALMESTSPDVIHQVEQILERKLTATGNQDYAATGGVEAIVRVLSNVDRGTEKSILSELEKDNPDLVSEIKKRMFVFEDIVNLESRSVQRIVREVSDADLTFALKVASEEVKEAIYRNMSSRRSEVIREEIDVMGPVKLKDVENAQTNIVGLIRNMEEKGEIDVSRGEGEEMIV is encoded by the coding sequence ATGGTTAGAGGAATGAATGAATTGACGGGGATTCAAAAAGTGGCCATTTTATTGGTTGGCTTAGGACCTGAAGTCTCAATTGAAATATTTAAACAACTGACAGAACCCGAAATTGATCAATTGACTATGGAAATTTCGAATGTTCGAAAGTTGAGAAATAGCCAAACTGAAAGAGTCATAAATGAATTTTACGAAATGATCTTGGCGCAGGATTATATGAACGAGGGCGGGTTGGTTTATGCCCGCAATATTCTTGAGCAAGCGCTAGGAAAAGACAAGGCGATGGACACCATTAGCCGGTTGTCGAACCGACTTCAAGTTAAGCCGTTTAACTTTGCCAGAAAAGCGGATCCTACTCAGATTTTGAACATACTTCAACATGAGCAAGCGCAGACGATTGCATTGGTCCTGTCTTATTTGGATGCCAAGCAGTCGTCGAAGATTTTATCTGAGTTACCGAGCGACAAGCAGGCGGAAGTCGCAAGGCGAATCGCGTTGATGGAAAGTACATCTCCGGATGTTATTCATCAAGTGGAGCAAATTTTAGAGCGCAAACTGACAGCTACAGGGAACCAAGATTATGCAGCAACAGGTGGCGTGGAAGCGATTGTGCGCGTATTGAGTAATGTAGACCGTGGTACGGAAAAATCCATTTTGTCTGAACTTGAAAAAGACAATCCAGATCTGGTTTCAGAGATCAAAAAACGCATGTTTGTTTTCGAAGATATTGTCAATTTGGAAAGTCGCTCGGTTCAACGTATTGTGCGTGAAGTGAGTGACGCTGATTTGACGTTTGCATTGAAAGTCGCAAGCGAAGAAGTCAAAGAGGCTATTTACCGCAATATGTCTTCACGTAGATCTGAAGTGATTCGCGAAGAAATTGATGTAATGGGTCCTGTGAAGTTGAAAGATGTGGAAAATGCACAAACGAACATTGTTGGATTGATCCGAAACATGGAAGAAAAAGGAGAAATCGATGTGTCGCGTGGAGAAGGAGAGGAAATGATTGTCTAA
- the flgB gene encoding flagellar basal body rod protein FlgB, translating to MNIFPKSIESMEQALSAATLKQRVHSANIANVDTANYKSKKVDFQAALDTAMSNQNLSSYKTDNRHVSFSNESLVGTTRVLTNNSTQYNNNGNNVDMDLEMAELAKNQLWYNAVTERVNGKLNSLSSVINGGR from the coding sequence ATGAATATATTCCCTAAGTCAATTGAATCGATGGAGCAAGCGTTATCAGCTGCGACTCTTAAACAGCGCGTTCATTCAGCGAATATTGCCAACGTGGATACGGCCAATTACAAAAGTAAAAAAGTCGATTTCCAAGCAGCTTTGGATACAGCTATGTCCAATCAAAACTTGTCTAGCTACAAAACAGACAATCGCCACGTATCATTTAGCAACGAATCGTTAGTAGGCACAACAAGAGTTTTGACCAACAACTCAACTCAATACAATAACAACGGCAATAATGTCGACATGGATTTAGAAATGGCCGAACTGGCGAAAAACCAATTATGGTATAACGCCGTGACGGAACGCGTCAATGGTAAACTCAACAGTCTCAGTTCAGTTATTAATGGAGGGAGATAA
- the flgM gene encoding flagellar biosynthesis anti-sigma factor FlgM, whose amino-acid sequence MNIDKTNSSSFIQSYQKMQVTPAAKTKPLQKEDELQISNEAKAMFEKNASVDVERQEKIEFLKAQVASGEYKVDAGKVADKVHQFWFDK is encoded by the coding sequence ATGAATATCGATAAAACAAATAGTTCTTCCTTTATTCAATCTTATCAAAAAATGCAAGTAACTCCGGCAGCTAAGACCAAGCCGTTACAAAAAGAAGACGAGCTGCAGATTTCAAATGAGGCGAAAGCGATGTTCGAGAAAAATGCCAGTGTAGACGTTGAAAGACAAGAAAAAATTGAGTTTTTAAAAGCACAAGTAGCATCAGGTGAATACAAAGTAGATGCGGGGAAAGTCGCAGATAAAGTGCATCAATTTTGGTTTGATAAATAA
- a CDS encoding flagellar protein FlgN, whose translation MLNLVVNTLDELISIQKQLIRYAERKQTVLIERKVDELTELVKEEAKLVKQLGQLEDERQQLVADVLEEHPGLTFSQFAEQIPDEAVKQDLHLQLKTLQTLLTELQAKNKTNEKLLEDSMSFVQHMITEVTKTKQQHFNYQSPAGQQKPQSNNQGFFDTRA comes from the coding sequence ATGCTGAACTTAGTAGTAAACACGCTGGACGAATTGATCAGCATACAAAAACAGCTTATCCGTTATGCCGAGCGCAAACAGACGGTGTTGATCGAACGAAAAGTCGATGAACTGACAGAGCTTGTAAAAGAAGAAGCAAAACTGGTCAAACAACTTGGCCAACTAGAAGATGAGCGGCAGCAACTTGTAGCCGACGTATTGGAAGAGCATCCAGGGTTAACTTTTAGCCAGTTTGCCGAACAAATTCCAGATGAAGCTGTAAAACAAGATCTTCACTTACAATTGAAAACCTTACAAACGCTTTTGACTGAACTTCAAGCAAAAAACAAAACCAACGAAAAACTGCTTGAAGATTCGATGAGCTTTGTTCAACATATGATTACGGAAGTCACAAAAACAAAACAACAACATTTTAACTACCAATCACCAGCAGGGCAACAAAAACCACAATCAAACAATCAAGGCTTTTTCGATACAAGAGCTTAG
- the fliF gene encoding flagellar basal-body MS-ring/collar protein FliF, producing the protein MKEKISVYKSKMSESWTSFSPVTKWSVIGSFFLTLIILGVFVFFSNQSNFSVLYSDLTPAEAGEIKTAIEAQAIPVEVSSDGKTISVPEEHLANLKVSLAAEGIPKNGNVNYGTFSENMGLGMTDRHFDVVERDAMQNELAYLIKQIDGVTEANVMITLPKENIWITDEEQTSTASIVVKGDSTLQLDQKQINGLYHLISKSVPSLPADQIVIMDQNGQVFEVQDENQLDTNLSVYQQHREIQKGIEQDIQRELQQMLGLLLGQDKVVVSVMTNIDFTKEKREEQLVEPVDVENNEGLDISVERIIETYSSEGVVIEDAAGTGETEVANYPGVDGTGNSESERTEERINSEVNRINRQIEMSPYVIDDITINVGVEPPIPDNPASLSQENITDISNLLKNAVSTSLSMNEVQATEIELEDRISVFATEFQGRPDIVEEEPEVTFLTGIPNNLLMVIIAAIVLVIIIVVALLLLRKKKKVDVEEEEYSFEGFEQALAKSNQVEIEEEEIDLSEFSSRSNPKRKTIEKLAKGRPEDFTKLLRSWMADD; encoded by the coding sequence ATGAAAGAAAAGATTTCGGTATACAAATCAAAAATGAGTGAATCATGGACCAGTTTTTCTCCTGTTACAAAGTGGTCTGTAATTGGCTCCTTTTTTCTCACGTTAATTATTCTTGGTGTCTTTGTATTTTTCAGCAATCAATCTAATTTTTCCGTATTATATTCTGATTTGACACCAGCTGAAGCCGGCGAGATTAAGACAGCTATTGAAGCACAAGCGATTCCAGTAGAAGTATCGAGTGACGGCAAAACCATTAGCGTACCCGAAGAGCATTTAGCCAATTTGAAAGTCAGTTTGGCGGCAGAAGGCATTCCGAAAAACGGCAATGTCAATTACGGGACATTTAGTGAAAATATGGGACTGGGTATGACCGATCGTCATTTTGATGTGGTTGAACGCGATGCTATGCAAAACGAGCTGGCGTATTTGATCAAGCAAATTGATGGGGTAACTGAAGCCAATGTCATGATTACGCTTCCAAAAGAAAATATTTGGATTACGGATGAAGAACAAACTTCAACTGCTTCTATTGTAGTGAAGGGTGATTCGACGTTGCAGTTGGATCAAAAGCAGATTAATGGCTTGTACCATTTAATCAGTAAATCCGTTCCGAGCTTGCCGGCAGATCAAATTGTTATTATGGATCAAAACGGGCAAGTGTTTGAAGTGCAAGATGAAAATCAGTTAGATACTAATTTATCGGTTTATCAGCAGCACCGCGAAATCCAAAAAGGCATCGAGCAAGATATTCAACGTGAATTGCAGCAAATGCTTGGGTTATTGCTTGGGCAGGATAAAGTGGTTGTTTCCGTTATGACAAATATCGATTTTACAAAAGAAAAACGAGAAGAGCAATTGGTTGAACCAGTTGATGTTGAAAACAATGAAGGATTGGATATTAGCGTTGAACGAATTATTGAAACCTATTCAAGTGAAGGGGTAGTTATTGAAGATGCGGCAGGAACTGGTGAAACAGAAGTTGCCAATTATCCAGGTGTCGACGGCACGGGCAATAGCGAATCTGAACGGACAGAAGAGCGGATCAATAGTGAAGTCAATCGGATCAACCGACAAATCGAAATGAGTCCTTATGTTATTGACGATATTACGATTAATGTAGGGGTAGAACCACCAATTCCTGACAATCCAGCGAGTTTATCACAAGAAAATATTACAGATATAAGTAATTTACTAAAAAACGCTGTGAGTACATCATTGAGTATGAATGAAGTTCAAGCGACTGAGATTGAACTAGAAGATCGAATTTCTGTCTTTGCGACAGAATTCCAGGGACGTCCGGATATTGTAGAAGAAGAACCGGAAGTAACATTCTTAACAGGTATTCCAAATAATTTACTTATGGTAATTATTGCAGCAATTGTATTGGTAATCATTATTGTAGTTGCCTTGTTATTGCTTCGCAAAAAGAAAAAAGTAGATGTAGAAGAAGAAGAATATAGCTTTGAAGGTTTTGAACAGGCACTAGCTAAATCAAATCAAGTAGAGATAGAAGAGGAAGAAATCGATTTGTCCGAATTTAGTAGCAGGTCGAATCCTAAACGGAAAACGATTGAAAAGCTTGCCAAAGGTCGACCTGAAGACTTTACAAAATTGTTGCGGTCATGGATGGCGGATGACTAG
- a CDS encoding flagellar hook-basal body protein, translated as MNIQMNTASNTMSELQKKLDLIGNNIANVNTNGYKRQEASFSDALVLSLEKQVGQKNEVGRITPNGLRIGAGAILSQTAVRNDPGSIKETGRPLDFMIQGESAYFRIASDGETLYTKDGSFQVQPILNSTQVGLVTANGDAVLGADNQPIVFDADFENIRLNGQGTLEISYKDSDKQPTEIQMGVAQINRQDSLAKIGENRFRLNGTEAEQLANGNLQFINLSQPNDGAIQIKQNFLEMSNVDLSDEMTELITTQRLFQSQGRAISYADDMMGLVNTIKG; from the coding sequence TTGAATATCCAGATGAATACAGCCAGCAACACAATGAGTGAGTTGCAAAAAAAATTAGATTTGATCGGCAATAATATCGCGAACGTCAATACTAACGGGTATAAGCGACAAGAAGCTAGCTTCTCTGACGCGCTCGTTCTGTCTCTTGAAAAACAAGTCGGACAAAAAAACGAAGTTGGGCGCATTACACCTAATGGGTTACGCATCGGTGCCGGTGCGATTCTTTCACAAACAGCCGTCCGCAACGATCCTGGGTCTATTAAAGAAACAGGTCGCCCATTAGATTTCATGATTCAAGGCGAATCGGCTTACTTTCGTATTGCATCCGATGGCGAAACACTTTATACAAAAGATGGATCTTTCCAAGTTCAGCCGATTTTGAATTCAACACAAGTTGGCTTAGTAACAGCGAACGGTGATGCCGTATTAGGCGCTGATAACCAACCGATTGTTTTCGACGCTGATTTCGAAAACATCCGCTTGAATGGACAAGGAACTTTAGAGATTTCTTATAAAGACTCTGACAAGCAACCAACTGAAATTCAAATGGGCGTTGCCCAAATTAACCGACAAGATTCATTAGCGAAAATCGGTGAAAATCGATTCCGCTTAAACGGAACAGAAGCTGAACAACTTGCAAACGGCAATTTGCAGTTTATCAATTTGTCTCAACCCAATGACGGAGCTATCCAAATTAAGCAAAACTTTTTGGAAATGTCCAATGTCGATTTGAGCGACGAAATGACTGAACTGATTACCACTCAACGATTATTTCAATCACAAGGTAGAGCCATTTCTTACGCAGATGATATGATGGGCTTAGTCAATACCATTAAAGGATAA